A region of the Candoia aspera isolate rCanAsp1 chromosome 15, rCanAsp1.hap2, whole genome shotgun sequence genome:
TGGGTTGCCTTgctgaaaaagaaacacaaatagtTATTCTAGTGGAATCTTAGTGGAATATAATACTATCATATTATATGGAACACAACATTAAGTCCTTGACATCATTCTACTAATGTTACAACCAGCCTGTATCTTTGGCCATTATTAAACCCATCCTACAGAGCAGAGGAGGGTAGGTAGTAGGAAGGATGAGAGACAGTGTGGTTTTAAGCGTGCGCATTTTATGAGATGGATTGAGGAATTCTAGATCACTTCTTAATTGCTGTACCACACCAGGCCATGCTGTACCTCCATAACAACAATTAAGCTCACTAGGCAGAGCAGTGATTAAAGGGGTCAGACCTTGTGGGCTTGGGGAGGGTGTGATAACTGGGTCTGTTTGCACGAGTTGTTGGGTGAAGATGTGGTTTGAGACTGGTGTGcagacaatgacttgatggcctcCCAAGCCAGACCTGGAAATCCGTTACTTTTACAGTCCGACTTAGCTATCAGTTACTCTGCATTCCAAACAGCGCCCGTTTCCAATGGGTGAAATTCTCTGCTTTGCCTTCATTGAAAGATTGCAGTGACAACATGGTcttggaaaatgctttttgaaATTTGAGGTTCATTTCCCTCCTCTCTTTCTTACAGTCTTTTCAGGGAAGCCAGGGACGAGCCTACCTCTTTAATTCTGTGTAAGTACAAtgacatttctgtttttctttggcaCTGAGAAACATTTTGATATTGCTAGCTTTTTGGTGGGTTTGGTttgtgaagaaggaaggaaggaagggagatgaattacaacaggaaggaaggaaggaaggaaggaaggaaggaaggaaggaaggaaggaaggaaggaaggaaggaaggaaggaaggaagggagatgaattacaacaggaaggaaggaaggaaggaaggaaggaaggaaggaaggaaggaaggaaggaagctgaaTTACAACAAGAAaggtagaagagggagggagggagggagggaattacAACTTCCAGACAGCAACATCACACTGTTAGGATAATGctaaggcagagtttctcaaccttagcaactttaagatgtgtggacttcaactcccagagttcctgcctggggaattctgggagttgaagtccacacttcttctagttgctaaggttgagaaaccccgtgCTAAGGAATGACAGGAAATGTTGATATTGTTGATACTGTTGAATACCAGATGGGCCATAGGTTCTACGCTCTACCCTACTAAGGTCCGAGTTGGGCATTTGGAAAGCTCTAACCTCATTGTCCCCCCTTACTGCTGGTCTTCAGCAATGCCTCTTTAGTGCCCCACTAAATGTTTAACTGATACGAGGGGGTGCTCTTGGGCTCTCTGGGTAGCACTGCAGATTCAAAAGACGTACACTGAAATTTTTTGCACTGCTGGACCATTCTGCCTGGTTACCTTGGACTGAGGCAATATGCACATTTAAGTCATGTTTTGTTATTTCATGTAAAGTAGCAATTACGCCACATCCCCATTTTGTATCAGACATGACTTGTAAACCAGCTTGGTTTGGAAGATGAAAACAATTATCTTAACTTCAAAATAGCTTTCCAATCTAACTCGGGAAGCATTTTCCTCCAAGTCCTGGCCATAAGTGCCATTTTTCTGTTTTCGCATTAAGCTGCGTTGTGCGTCCTACTTCAACAAAACAGTCCATGTTTCTCCCGTCATCTCTTTCAGGGTGAATGTGGGGTGCGGTCCTGCAGAAGAGCGAGTTCTTCTGACGGGCTTGCATGCAGTAGCAGATATTTATTGTGAAAACTGCAAAACCACACTTGGATGGAAATATGTAAGCAACCGCTGGGCATTGGACTGGGTGTGGCTTTGGTCCTCTTGGTTGGCGTCAGattgaggggaaggagggagcacgCGATTCCTGCCAACCCTTTACATTTTGGGTCATTTGGTTGAGCTGACAGTTGAAGAAAGACTTGTGCAAGTCGCAGGCAGCCCAGACTTCACCACCAGcgtgttggttggttggttgggtaGCCTTTACTAAGCAGGCCAACTCCAGATTCTGAGGGGCAGAGAGTATCAGCAGCTTACTTACCATGCTGCTATTTCTATTGCTAATGTCACCATCACAGATTCACTTGGCCCAGTACATTCTTCCAACCAGAGCCAAGGTGGGGAACCTTTAAAAGGCTGAGGGTCGCTCTTGGTAATTTTCAGATAAAGGAAACTTGTTCTTAGCTGGGCATACACAGATTTCAAAGAGCCTTGGTAGCCAGGGTATAAAAGGTAGGGCATCTGGCTGATTTTCTGGTGAGAGGTGAGGTGTAGAAGGCTGTGTGGCTTGAATCGTCCTTCCTGAGTCCGGCCCATGCTAGGATTGTTGAGAATGGAAATATACTTTCTGTACAAGTCCTGTTTCTTAAAGCCTGATTCCATTTATGTGCTAAGGATGTCGGGAAGGTCACGAGTAATTTTCACCTCAAACCCCAGAAGTTCTCTTTATTGCAACAAAGACCTTATAGGTGATGTGAATTGAACTCTGGTGCCCTACTAGCTGATGCTCCCACTGACctctgtacaggtaatcctcaacttacaaccacaattgggaccggaatttccatcataagtcattgtggtcataagttgagtcaccaagTGACcagcctgattttatgaccatttttacagtggtcgttaagcgaaccccAGGTCGTTAACTGAAcctagcttccccaatgggtgtttttttgcCAAAAGACGGCAAAAAAGCCACAAAATACGATCATGTAATCGTGGGAGGCTGCAAACGGTCGTAAATGTGACCTGGTCGCCAAGTGCCCGaaatgcgatcacgtgaccgcaggggcgGTGCAACATTTTGCGACATTCAGAGCCTATCAGGACttcggaccatcattaaatgaacggtcgtaagtcgaggagtacctgtactctCTGGGTTCAGGTTGGATCGTGTCCCTTTGGGGTAGGATGCTAAATCAGAAGGGTTTGTTGGACAAATGTTCCGTTGGAGGTCTCTCCCCTGATTTGAGAGGGGTGGAGAACTAACTGTCCTTTCTTGCCCAGGAACACGCTTTTGAGAGCAGTCAGAAGTACAAGGAAGGAAAATTCATCATTGAACTTGCTCACATGATCAAAGACAACGGCTGGGAATGAACGGCAGTGCGACTCCTTGTTTTGGACAGCCGATCTATGGAACATGCTTCATTTTATAAAAAgactaatgggggggggggaaacaaaacAGTGGTAGGGTGGTCGAGGAAACCTCTGCATTTCCAAAGCCTCCAAACTCCGTGGTGTAACGTTGTggtcctcccctccctccagaacatcttttgcctttttccccctcccctctgtgTAAGTCCCCTCTTTTCCTATATGTGTTCCTGTGTGAACAGTTATTTCGGATGAGCTTTTTCTATACTCCGAGGAATAATCCCGTAACTCCAGGTAACTTTTGCTAGATAGCATCTCTCTTTTGACCGACGCCTTCAACTGCTTCCTTGTGCTGCGCGTGCTTTTTGCTGATCACCCGCCCCAGAGGTTCAGAGGAGGCCTGTGTGAACAGTCCTGGGAATGTATGGGAGTGTCCCTCTTTAATCCACCCCATATAGAGCCATTTCTGTGGTCTCTCTGCAGTGAAAAGGATGCAGTATTGTGCTCCTCATtattatgtcttttttaaaaaaaacaaaaaaacggtGTGCCACAGCCCATTAGGTATCTTGTGGCTCGGCCTGTGAAAGGTTCAGTTGGCTGCCCTGACTGAAATTAGCAAgggtttgcttttctgtttttttttttaaaagagagaaactCTCAGCGAAGAGACGGAGTAATCATTTACACGGATAACTTAAGACTGTAGACCCAGATCGATACATTCTGGAAAAAAGTGTAAGCTTTGCTCTtgttaagaaaaggaaagaaaaggaaagaatgtaTAGCAGCGTCTTCAAGATCAAAGAACTGAAAAATATGCAGCTCTTATTTTTAATATGTCGGTTTAAAACGTTTTTGGTACTGTACCGTTCATTCATTGAGGTTTTATGGCTGGTTCCATGTAGTTTCCTAGTTTTAATGCACTGGATGAAAAGGTTAATTCAGTGTCATTGGCGTCACCTGCTTTGGCAGTACTGAAGTACACcaaatgtgtgtgtgcgcacgtgcaCAAGTGTGTCTGAAAAGCTGTCACTAATCCACCTGGAGGAGAGAGTTAAGTTTTGTAAGCAAGTAAAAAGTGGCAACTTGGCATAAGctcttcagaaagaaagaaagaaagaaaagggaaaagaaaagaaaagatagttTTTTAAAAGGGGTGCTTGATTTGCTGGCTGAATCATCCCTAAGCACAATTTTATAATAAACTGTTACGTAAAAGAAACATAGCCTTGGAATTTTACCCACCACTGATTCTAAGTGGGGCGGGTCAGACAAGACCACGATGTGTAGATGTGTGTAGCATTTCTCTGCAGGAACTTTTATGCATACCATTTCAAGAGATTTGAAAACTTGGGGGGgggatggtgggggtggggggtcgcattttatgtttttttttttttggtcccaaTATTTGCAAGAGGAAAAATATATAGGGGAACATTTTACCTGGATAATACAGAACTGCTGATAGCATGAATTACagtaactataataataataataatataggaaGCTTTACAATGGGAACTCTAATATTCTTCTTACCTGTTGCAACAAAGCTTGGCCTCGTCTCTCTTTATGGCTGCTACTAAGCTCTTCTAACTGACCTTCAGATCTCAACTGCACTTTAGCTGTATCCTTCACTATAAAAATAGGAACTGTCTTCTCCTGAAATTGAATGCCCCCCACTCCCCTCCCGATTGAGGAATTCATTCCTTAGTAAATTCTTTGGGAAGAAGAATGGTTACACTGTGATGCAAAAAGGATATTGAATATATCTATTTAAGCGCGTGTGTATATAGTTACCTTTTAGGCATCGAGATCCAAAGAGCTGTACTCCCGACAGCTAGTCTCAGATTTTGTTTGACCTTTATTCTGGTGCTTTATTTAGTATGAATGAATTTTTAAACCCGTGAATCTTCAGTCCAGTGCCTGCTCTAAAGTGCACTGGACCTGGGATTCATCTTGATTCACATCCAGACAGCAGCAGTTTCAGCCCTGATAGTGTTACTAGAAGATGAGATGCTTGCTTGTTGGGGAGTAAGTTTGGATGTACAATAATTGACTTAGTGCAACAGCCACGCACTGCTAGTACAGGTCCCTTGGATTGAGAGTAATCAGCATAGGAACTGTAACCAGCACCCATAACGTGTCCTGCAAGTTTTCTGACTTGTGCAGACATGAGCCTGGTGGGCCCTAACAAAGGAGCTGGTGGTTATTCAATTGTTATTAACTTCTTGTACTCCTCTCTGGAAATCCTTTAAAGGTCTGGTTTTGGTGTATCCCCTCCATTGCTCTATGGCAATAATAGAGAACTAGACTATCCCTATGAGATCAGTATCCACCGCCAACAACAGTCCTGACGTTTTCAGCAGCCAGACTTGCAATGTTGTGGGTTGGCCATGCCAGCTATAACCTTTCTCCTTCAGCAGCGAGTATTTGCTTTGCCAATGTGGCTGCACACCCTGATGCATTTCTCAATCATCCAAAGGCCACTATGTCAGGATTTTGAGAAGGTGGGAGCTTGAGAGAAGGAGCAAAAAGGCTGAGGGGAAATCTCACGAGCGAACTTACTTTGATCAGGAAATACTTGGGCCAAACTACATATTACACACGACTGCGACTGTATTTTTCATGAAGCTGAAAATCCACTTTGAGTGATAGAGGATCCACTTAAGGTGGATTTTAGACTGACTAGCTCTCTACCAAGGTGTattttttcataatgaaaaaaaggGGCACTTTCTCACATACTGGCGTGTAACGTGTAGTCCTGCAGGCCTTTTGAGTGCATGAACATGGGCATTTTCCCTAGAATTTTTTGTTTagcatggatgccaaaaagaggGTAAAGTGGCCCTCAGAACATCAGATTGCAGCTTAAAATCCAGTGCAATTTATTTGTAGCGATAAGCATTTGAAGGTACCAAACAGagcaatatttttaatgaatttttaaacaAGGGATAGGAAGGTTGTAGGGAATTTTAAATCCAGAACAAACTGTGGAGGTCTCAAGTAGCATTCCCTTATTAGATTTCTGGGAATTAGTGGGCTCTTTTACTTGGCATTGTAAGAATTCTTTAAAACTGCATACTTCAAATTGACAGATTTGGTGAAAATTGAATCCAGATACTGCTGGATGTTGGTCGATGTATAAAAGATCAGTCTGGTTACTGAACTTTCCagcattacattaaaaaaatacttgaacattttacaaagcattttcccatttaacttttttttttggtaatgtaTTCTATTTAAGAGTTTGTGTGTGCTTTGTGGGTAAGTTTAATCTTTCCCTTCAACTTGAGCACTTTCAttgcttgttatttttattactgttgaccttaacatttattttatatatatatatatatattttataaattgtaACAGCAATTTTTGTGAACATCTCTGCGCTATCTACTAGATTTCCTTCCCCTTGGTGAAGTAGGTGAACGGACTACAAGCTGGTTCTTGAGAAGGTTGTTCATTGGCACTTAGAGGAACATGCTAACAACACTGACATTTCTGGAGTGTGTTTTATTCTTTGGAGTCCATAGTCATGGCTCTTGTAAAATAATCACACAATCTGACCTGATTCAGGGCCAGTTCAGACGCTCTTACTCCCAGGAGATGTTACCACGTAGGGGAGAGAATGCATAATTCTTGGTGGACATCTCAGAAGTAAAATCTTGGAAGGATCGCTGCTATGTAGCTACACTGGCTCAGCTATTCCTTCTGTGCAGATGCATCCATATGAAAGCACCATCTGAAGATGGAGTGTCTGAATTCTTTCTTTTCGGTGGCAGTTATATCTCTGAGGCTAGCGGTTGCGGGTGACTTCcaatgtttttttggggggggaaacaCACACTTCCAGAAGATCGTTGGCAGCATTTATTAGTTGTCCCACCAGTTTTGTTATGCTGAGGATCTGACCTGCTGTGCAGCTTCCAGGAATCTATTATCTATGTTCTGATCTTGCCTAAGGCCACCTCCAAATTACACGGTTGTCCTAGAGAACTTATGGTAGAACTGTGTGGCAAATACTGTTACTGAAAATTCACTTGGATCCAGAGGAAATTAGGCCTCGTGGTACCCATGCTTTCAAGGAAAACCGATAACCCATATTGGCCACGAACAATGGTTATCCACATGAAGAGAGTACATAATTTTGGCCTTTAATTTGAAATGTGAGATttgatttccccccaccccacaagctAATCTGTGTAATACACTTTATGTGAACTTGGAAAGATAACCATGATGAGATATTTAAGTTGCACTGTGGGCCAAGAAGGGACTATTCAAGTGAATGATTCAGTAGCACCATTTTCATTATCCTGAGTGCAAAACCAACCAATAGTCTGACTTGTAAAAAGGGTTTCAGAGAAGCAAACACGTAGCGTCAAACACATGCTTTGGTGGCAGTTGGCTTGTGCCTCATTGCTGGAacaatttgggaaaaaaaatgctttattttgcaGCTGATGTGGCTTCTTTCTGGTTTTTGCCTCAGCAATACTGTACACAATTTGTTGTTTCACTTTATTGTATCTCTTGGACAGTATCACAATAAAAACTTTCTGTTGTTTTGTTGAatgtcactttttcttttcctccctgctTTGGGCTGGGTTCAGTCCCCAAACGAGCTAAGCGAGTCGTATTTGCTTCGTGGGAGAGCAGATTGATTTACGGCGGATTGAGGTTTTGCCCCCACGTTTCAGAAGAGGTAGCTTTGGGTGTTTGAAAAAGGGCTCCTGTTCGTTTCTCCCCGCCTCCCTCCCAGTGTGTTGAAGCAGCACAAAGGCCGATTGTCACAAACTGCTGCTGATCTGGCAGAAAGACCCCCTTTCTTTCACTGAGGCTCCAACCTGGAGGTGATGATATACAGGCCAAGAATTAGGAGAAACAGCTGTGGGTACAATCAACACAATGATTGGCACCGTTAACTTCTGCTCGCCAACATAGGCAGCCAAGCACGGTCTCTCCGATGACgtttcttttccccccttatCTCGTCCCTCCATCCGATAATCTGCATTCTGTGGCAACTCAATGTGCTTGGTCCTCATTGAACTTCTGCCTGTATTGTTTGAGAGCTTGCCCTGTCCCCAGGCCGCAGACACTTTCCTTTGGCGTGTGAGCCAAGCTGTGTCCCAATGGACAAAGAACTGAAGTAGTGACCGATACAATTTTAATCCTTTGCGTAAGTACCAAATTGGCCTGTAGGTGGTAAATAATATCCAATATCACGGTAAGATTTCTTAGCCCGCTGGTAAGTATAGAGAGAAGGTGGGGACTGGCCAATTCAGAACAAGGATAGCCCAAACACAAAAAATGGGTCTGCCGAAGACCAGATGCAAAGATGTAGATATAATGAAGACTTTAGTGCATGCCAGTTCATTTTCCTCCTTGCTCTTAATTCAACTTAGGGCTGTCTCTGTTCACACTTGGTCGACCAAAGGATTTGACATCACTTCCAGTCCAGAGATGGTCATCACAGGAAAGGAGGTAAGCATTCAGTGTATGTCCTTAATGAGTGCAAGGGCACCCAGATCAGAGGAATTATCTTCCGGTTTTTACTTGCCCCTCCTTTGTTTTTCCACGCTGAATATTCATTTTCTGATAatctttaagaaattattttaggAATCATGCACTAAAAGGGGGAGTCTTCTATATAAAATTAGAACTtctcaataaaacataaataatgtAACCTACATAACCTCTCCTAATAGGAATGACTCATTCTGTGATACACTTTGCTCTAGACATTAAAAGCTTTGTTAAATGTTCTTTATGGAGAACTGTTACAGCCACTAATGGTCCTGCTACTGTGCTTTCAGACATCTTTGTCCCAGAATGATTTCCAGGTTCTTATTTATGTTATCTTCCTCCGTCATGCCCGCACACATCCCATAGAAACCATAAATGGTTGGAACAACTCCATGCAGAGTATTATAGGTTTCTCTTGAGTGTAGTACTAACAAACTTAATGTAAGTTTCCTTGGGGGGACCTTGACCAGCCGTAGCCCTGTGTGCTATCAGGAAATGGTCATCTCAATGACTCAGAACATTTACCATTAACAACCAGCTCCATGTATGGTTGGTTCTGCCCATTCAGTCACCTAAACACTGAAGTCAAGACCTCATTGTGAAAGAAGCCGCAACTAAACCAGCAACACTTCCGATGTTTAGAAGTCATTAATAGTTTTAAGTGGAATGGTACGTGGTGAATCATATTCTCTCCTTTGCTCATCATAAGAACAGCTGATGTGGAGGGCACTGCCCTATTTTTGATGTAAAGCAGACATGAGCAATCTCTTGGCATGGCcaagtttttttgtttctttgctttttgggCTCTGGGGCCGAGCCAGATGATTCGGATTACGTATTTCCCTTTTTCCCTCTTGGGGATCAGATTCGTTGGCTTAGATCCCAGCTATTGTGTATTTTCCGTCTCACAGTGGTCTGGCCCTACTTTGGCCATCGCATCACAACCGAAACAGGTGCTGGTTGCCCATTCCTGATGTATGGAACTGGGATGCACCATCTCCCTTTGTTGCAGTAAGAATAACTATGGATAAACCTACA
Encoded here:
- the YPEL1 gene encoding protein yippee-like 1; the protein is MVKMTKSKTFQAYLPNCHRTYSCIHCRAHLANHDELISKSFQGSQGRAYLFNSVVNVGCGPAEERVLLTGLHAVADIYCENCKTTLGWKYEHAFESSQKYKEGKFIIELAHMIKDNGWE